In the Candidatus Electrothrix sp. GW3-4 genome, one interval contains:
- the fmt gene encoding methionyl-tRNA formyltransferase: MSDPLRIIFMGTPDFAVPSLQALLDCPDQVVAVVCQPDRRQGRGKKLCPPPVKILAEETGVPVLQPTCICDNEFLKTISDLQPDLIVVTAYGRILPGRLLNLPRFGTINVHGSLLPKYRGAAPIQWSVINGEAETGVTIMQMNEGVDTGDILLSIKLPISEDDTSGTLFAKLADLGGQALFEALSRIKQGNLTPIPQDDTLSCSAPMLKKEMGQLDWTKSAQELHCLIRGLDPWPSAYGFIDERRFRFFKPQVIAGEVTEKPGTLCRADKNGVLIATGKDYLLIREIQPEGKKRMCVQACICGMKLPIGEQFT; this comes from the coding sequence GAGTGATCCTCTGCGTATCATTTTCATGGGGACCCCCGATTTTGCCGTGCCCAGTCTTCAGGCCCTGCTTGACTGCCCCGACCAGGTGGTAGCGGTGGTCTGTCAGCCCGATCGCAGGCAGGGACGGGGGAAAAAACTCTGTCCACCGCCTGTGAAGATCCTGGCGGAAGAGACAGGGGTGCCTGTCCTCCAGCCGACCTGTATCTGTGATAATGAGTTTTTGAAAACGATCAGCGATCTCCAACCAGACCTGATCGTGGTCACGGCCTACGGGAGAATCCTGCCCGGTCGCCTGCTCAACCTGCCCCGGTTTGGTACTATCAATGTCCACGGCTCCCTCCTGCCCAAATACCGGGGGGCGGCACCCATTCAATGGTCAGTCATTAACGGAGAAGCCGAGACTGGGGTGACTATCATGCAAATGAACGAAGGCGTGGATACCGGCGATATCCTGCTCTCAATCAAACTCCCCATCAGTGAGGACGACACCAGCGGCACCCTGTTTGCCAAGCTGGCAGATCTGGGCGGGCAGGCCCTGTTCGAGGCATTGTCGCGGATCAAGCAAGGTAATCTCACCCCTATTCCACAGGATGATACGTTGTCCTGTTCCGCTCCCATGCTGAAAAAGGAGATGGGCCAACTTGATTGGACCAAGTCTGCACAGGAGCTGCATTGCCTGATCCGTGGTCTTGACCCTTGGCCTTCAGCCTATGGTTTTATTGATGAACGACGCTTTCGTTTCTTCAAGCCTCAGGTGATTGCAGGCGAGGTAACAGAGAAACCGGGAACTCTCTGTCGAGCCGATAAAAATGGCGTACTGATCGCCACGGGCAAGGATTATCTGCTGATCCGGGAGATCCAACCAGAAGGCAAAAAAAGGATGTGTGTCCAGGCCTGCATCTGCGGAATGAAGCTACCCATAGGGGAGCAGTTCACCTAA
- a CDS encoding phosphatidylglycerophosphatase A — translation MDKLFMFIATGAYSGYLPKAPGTWGSLVGVLLWTLGLHRLAPAAYAGMLAGILLIGTAAAGAAEKIVDRGDPGLVVIDEILGQLIALSLAPSHPLAAVAGFALFRFFDILKPFPVSWLDQHIHGGLGIMLDDVMAGIYALLVLQGLIWLVGS, via the coding sequence ATGGATAAACTCTTCATGTTCATCGCCACTGGGGCCTATAGCGGCTACCTGCCCAAAGCTCCCGGCACTTGGGGTTCCCTGGTCGGAGTGCTGCTCTGGACACTTGGCCTGCATCGACTTGCTCCTGCTGCCTATGCCGGTATGCTGGCGGGAATCCTGCTGATCGGCACGGCGGCAGCCGGGGCTGCGGAAAAGATCGTGGACCGAGGCGATCCTGGCCTGGTGGTCATTGACGAGATTCTCGGTCAGCTGATTGCCTTGTCCCTGGCACCTTCGCATCCCCTGGCCGCTGTTGCTGGCTTTGCCCTGTTTCGCTTCTTCGATATCCTCAAGCCCTTTCCGGTATCCTGGCTTGACCAGCATATTCACGGCGGCCTGGGTATCATGCTCGACGATGTGATGGCGGGAATCTACGCCCTTCTGGTTCTGCAAGGGTTGATCTGGCTGGTGGGGAGCTAA
- a CDS encoding ABC transporter ATP-binding protein, giving the protein MQLVVENLTVSYGNIRALHGISFSVEQGEIVTIIGANGAGKSTTLRAISRMIPAEAGSKVEFMGQDILKYPTDKVVSRLGISHVPEGRMIFGNLTVTENLTLAAFARKDKEAVNKDRKWVFDLFPRLEERKDQLAGTLSGGEQQMLAVGRAYISGRKIMLLDEPSMGLAPLLMLDMFESLKEINRTGTTILLVEQNARLALKFAQRGYVLENGKLVLEGKAEGLLDDPAVKKAYLGA; this is encoded by the coding sequence ATGCAGCTTGTCGTTGAAAATCTCACTGTTTCCTATGGCAATATCCGGGCTCTACACGGGATCAGCTTTTCCGTGGAGCAGGGCGAGATCGTGACCATCATCGGGGCCAACGGGGCGGGCAAAAGTACCACCCTCCGGGCTATCTCCCGAATGATTCCAGCAGAAGCGGGATCAAAGGTAGAATTCATGGGCCAGGATATCCTCAAATATCCAACCGACAAGGTGGTGTCCCGGCTTGGTATCTCCCATGTGCCGGAAGGCAGGATGATCTTCGGTAATCTTACCGTGACTGAGAATCTCACCCTGGCCGCCTTTGCCCGTAAGGATAAGGAGGCGGTGAACAAGGACCGTAAATGGGTCTTTGATCTCTTTCCCCGTCTGGAAGAACGAAAAGACCAGTTGGCTGGGACCCTGAGCGGTGGAGAGCAACAGATGCTGGCCGTAGGCCGGGCCTATATCAGTGGCCGGAAGATTATGCTCCTGGATGAACCTTCTATGGGGCTTGCGCCCCTGCTGATGCTGGATATGTTCGAGTCCCTGAAGGAGATCAACCGGACCGGAACCACTATCCTGCTGGTGGAGCAGAACGCCCGGCTGGCGCTGAAGTTTGCTCAGCGCGGTTATGTGCTGGAGAACGGGAAACTGGTGTTAGAAGGTAAGGCCGAGGGGCTGCTGGATGATCCGGCGGTGAAAAAGGCGTATTTGGGGGCGTGA
- the larC gene encoding nickel pincer cofactor biosynthesis protein LarC, with amino-acid sequence MSFLGKKICYLDCFSGVSGNMLLGGLLNAGLALEALREALGLLRLPGWELSSTPVMQSGLQATLAQVQTEENRAHRHFSDIRALLEQSELDQAVIDQSLAVFTRLAEAEAHVHGTTPEKIHFHEVGALDAIIDIVGTVAGLHLLGIEEIICSPLPMPTGGWLHCQHGALPLPAPAVCELLKGVPVFGESLQQELVTPTGAALAAELSSTFGTLPPMTLKLSGYGAGTMQRQDGRPNLLRLLIGQSHSAAEAQQVEVIETHLDDWNPEVWPHVAAKLMREGALDISLVPIQMKKGRPGFLLRLLADPAHAAHLRNSVLNETSAIGLRFHTVQRITLPRTNIELTTPWGTVRAKKVTTTAGVRITPEYEDCTRLAEAHNIPLLKIYAAVAELSGTVSVHSHEPPRHDIPK; translated from the coding sequence ATGTCGTTTTTAGGCAAGAAGATCTGCTACCTGGATTGTTTTTCCGGGGTCAGTGGTAATATGCTCCTGGGAGGCCTGCTCAATGCAGGCTTAGCGCTGGAAGCCCTCCGGGAGGCGCTCGGTCTTCTCAGGCTTCCGGGTTGGGAGCTGAGCAGCACCCCTGTTATGCAATCCGGTTTACAGGCCACCCTAGCCCAGGTTCAGACAGAGGAGAACAGAGCCCATCGCCATTTCTCCGATATCCGTGCCCTCCTGGAACAATCGGAACTGGACCAAGCCGTTATCGACCAATCCCTTGCCGTGTTCACCCGGCTGGCCGAGGCAGAAGCCCATGTCCACGGTACCACTCCTGAAAAAATCCATTTCCACGAAGTGGGGGCCCTGGATGCGATCATCGATATCGTCGGGACGGTTGCTGGCCTGCATCTCCTCGGCATAGAAGAGATTATCTGCTCTCCTCTGCCTATGCCTACTGGCGGCTGGCTCCATTGCCAACACGGAGCGCTGCCCCTGCCTGCCCCGGCGGTCTGCGAACTCCTCAAAGGGGTCCCTGTCTTCGGGGAGAGCCTGCAACAGGAGCTGGTCACCCCCACCGGTGCGGCCCTGGCTGCGGAATTGAGCAGCACCTTCGGCACGCTGCCTCCTATGACCCTGAAACTAAGCGGTTACGGAGCTGGGACCATGCAACGCCAGGACGGTCGACCCAACCTACTCCGTTTGCTCATCGGACAAAGCCACTCTGCTGCCGAAGCGCAACAGGTGGAGGTCATTGAGACCCATCTGGATGACTGGAACCCGGAGGTCTGGCCCCATGTGGCAGCCAAGCTGATGCGGGAGGGCGCACTGGACATCAGCCTTGTACCCATCCAGATGAAAAAAGGGCGCCCCGGTTTCCTCCTCCGCCTCCTTGCTGATCCGGCCCATGCTGCGCATCTCAGGAACTCCGTCCTCAACGAAACCTCTGCCATTGGTCTTCGTTTTCATACTGTCCAGCGCATAACCCTGCCCAGAACCAACATTGAGCTCACCACCCCCTGGGGGACCGTGCGGGCCAAAAAGGTAACCACCACTGCGGGGGTCAGGATTACCCCGGAGTACGAGGACTGTACGCGTCTGGCAGAAGCACACAATATCCCCTTACTAAAAATCTATGCTGCGGTTGCAGAATTGAGCGGCACGGTTTCCGTTCATTCCCACGAACCGCCAAGACACGACATTCCCAAATAA
- a CDS encoding ABC transporter ATP-binding protein, whose amino-acid sequence MLLEVKNMTHYFGGLRAVHGFNLQIDPGQIHGLIGPNGAGKTTVFNLITGVYTPTEGTLTLAGKKIRGKEPHHIASMGIGRTFQNLLLWRHMNVLDHIRLAHYSQLSYGLFGAFFGTPACRQQEKKVKEHCYRLMETFDISQFADQIVGSLPYGAQRRVEMARAMATNPKILFLDEPTAGMTPDELVRMIAIIRQVHREFGVAIFLIEHRMKFVMELCDSIQVLVFGEVISQGPPESIQNDPKVIEAYLGTEDIH is encoded by the coding sequence ATGCTCCTCGAAGTAAAAAATATGACCCATTATTTTGGAGGACTGCGGGCCGTGCATGGCTTTAACCTCCAGATTGATCCAGGCCAGATCCACGGCCTGATCGGCCCCAACGGGGCGGGAAAGACCACTGTCTTCAACCTGATCACCGGGGTGTACACGCCCACCGAGGGAACCCTGACCCTTGCAGGAAAAAAAATCCGGGGTAAGGAACCCCATCACATCGCCTCAATGGGCATCGGCAGGACCTTCCAGAACCTGCTCCTCTGGCGGCATATGAACGTGCTGGATCATATCCGACTGGCCCATTATTCCCAGCTCAGCTACGGCCTGTTCGGGGCCTTTTTCGGCACCCCGGCCTGCCGACAGCAGGAAAAAAAGGTCAAGGAGCATTGCTACCGACTCATGGAGACCTTTGATATCAGCCAGTTTGCCGACCAGATCGTGGGCAGCCTGCCCTATGGGGCCCAACGCCGGGTGGAAATGGCCCGGGCCATGGCCACCAACCCAAAGATCCTCTTCCTGGACGAACCCACAGCAGGCATGACCCCAGATGAGCTGGTCAGAATGATTGCAATTATCCGTCAGGTTCACCGGGAATTCGGGGTGGCTATCTTCCTTATTGAGCATCGGATGAAATTTGTCATGGAGCTCTGCGACAGCATCCAGGTCCTGGTCTTTGGCGAAGTCATCTCCCAGGGACCACCGGAGTCCATTCAGAACGATCCCAAGGTCATTGAAGCCTATCTCGGTACAGAGGATATTCATTAA